One window of the Betaproteobacteria bacterium genome contains the following:
- a CDS encoding N-acetylmuramoyl-L-alanine amidase produces MHRRHFETLRRGASRRHVSPGAVRGLFVLWVLLVLCLVPVFASAAEVIATRVWPAREYTRVTIELDRAITFELGTVAEPPRVVADLSDVALSQVLSSLSSMVGTQDPYISQVRLGRYKPHVTRIVFDLKQEVNAKAFVIEPAGDYRYRLVIDLRPAQPADPLAALLGELDRPPSPTAPEVAPSREDPAPNPPRGKRKKDIKLPRLVTIAIDAGHGGEDPGAKGQLGTYEKDVTLAIARQLKTKIDEQPNMRAVLIRDDDYFIALGERVHRARRLRADLFVSVHADAFVKPHARGSSVFALSEKGATSAAARWLAKRENQADLIGGIDLDVADARVKQVLFDLSQTATLNDSLKLARAVLHELGGVNTLHKQHVEQAGFAVLKAPDIPSILVETAFITNPREERRLRTQSYQIQMAAAIMEGIKRFFATNPPAALSTKIAQKL; encoded by the coding sequence ATCCATCGCCGCCACTTTGAAACGCTAAGACGCGGAGCTTCGCGGCGGCATGTCTCCCCAGGCGCGGTACGAGGCTTGTTCGTCCTGTGGGTGCTGCTCGTGCTATGCCTTGTCCCCGTATTCGCAAGCGCCGCCGAGGTCATTGCAACCCGGGTGTGGCCCGCGCGCGAATACACCCGGGTCACCATTGAACTGGATCGCGCCATTACCTTCGAGTTAGGCACCGTGGCCGAGCCACCCCGGGTGGTCGCCGATCTGAGCGATGTCGCGTTGAGCCAGGTTTTGTCCAGCCTCTCCTCCATGGTGGGAACGCAAGACCCATACATCTCCCAAGTCCGCTTGGGTCGGTATAAACCTCACGTCACGCGCATCGTATTCGACTTGAAGCAAGAGGTGAACGCCAAGGCATTCGTTATCGAACCCGCGGGCGATTATCGTTACCGCTTGGTCATTGACCTTCGCCCCGCGCAGCCTGCCGACCCTCTGGCCGCGCTCCTCGGTGAGTTGGACCGCCCGCCTTCTCCCACCGCACCGGAAGTGGCTCCTTCCCGCGAGGACCCTGCCCCCAATCCACCGCGGGGAAAACGCAAGAAGGATATAAAACTCCCGCGCCTCGTCACCATTGCCATCGATGCGGGCCATGGGGGCGAAGATCCAGGTGCCAAGGGCCAATTAGGCACCTACGAAAAAGATGTCACGCTCGCCATTGCCCGCCAATTGAAAACCAAAATCGACGAGCAGCCAAATATGCGTGCGGTGCTCATCCGGGACGATGACTATTTCATCGCGCTTGGGGAACGGGTGCACCGCGCGCGCCGCCTGCGCGCCGACCTATTCGTGTCGGTTCACGCGGACGCTTTTGTGAAGCCCCATGCACGTGGCTCCTCGGTGTTTGCATTGTCGGAGAAGGGAGCCACTTCGGCCGCCGCACGATGGCTTGCGAAGCGGGAGAATCAGGCCGATCTCATCGGCGGGATCGATTTGGACGTGGCCGACGCGCGCGTGAAGCAAGTCCTTTTCGATCTATCCCAGACCGCCACCCTGAACGACAGCCTGAAACTCGCGCGTGCCGTGTTGCACGAGCTAGGTGGAGTAAACACCCTTCACAAACAACACGTCGAGCAAGCGGGCTTTGCCGTCCTCAAGGCGCCCGATATCCCTTCCATCCTGGTGGAAACCGCCTTCATCACCAATCCGCGCGAGGAGCGCCGGTTACGCACGCAGAGCTATCAAATCCAAATGGCGGCGGCGATCATGGAGGGCATCAAGCGTTTCTTCGCGACGAATCCGCCAGCCGCATTAAGCACGAAGATCGCCCAAAAACTTTAA
- the tsaE gene encoding tRNA (adenosine(37)-N6)-threonylcarbamoyltransferase complex ATPase subunit type 1 TsaE, whose amino-acid sequence MLHTEADTLRLGANLAPALGRGTKIYLRGDLGAGKTTLVRGLLRALGHEGPVKSPTYTLVELYELSRLHLHHFDFYRLSHWEEWDDAGFREIFGSDSICLVEWPENAGPSLPPPDLLMHLEHAPSGRLVTMNTPTAAGLSLLQQPSIAATLKR is encoded by the coding sequence ATGTTGCACACGGAAGCGGATACTTTGCGCCTGGGAGCCAATCTCGCCCCCGCATTGGGCCGGGGAACCAAGATCTACCTCCGCGGGGATCTCGGCGCGGGTAAGACCACCTTGGTACGGGGCCTCTTGCGGGCGCTGGGTCACGAGGGCCCGGTCAAGAGTCCCACGTACACCCTGGTTGAACTTTACGAGCTTTCTAGATTACACTTGCATCACTTTGATTTCTATAGACTGAGTCATTGGGAAGAATGGGACGACGCAGGATTTCGCGAAATATTCGGCTCGGACAGTATCTGTTTGGTGGAATGGCCCGAAAATGCTGGGCCCAGCTTGCCCCCACCGGATCTACTGATGCACCTCGAACATGCACCCAGCGGGCGGCTCGTTACCATGAACACACCGACAGCGGCTGGGCTGTCCCTCCTTCAGCAGCCATCCATCGCCGCCACTTTGAAACGCTAA